AGTTTCTCAGATATTGGAGGCTGCTTGAATAATGTGACCAGCAGCTTAGACACTCTACATTATGTTTTCAAGATTTAGTAGCTAAGGCACCACTCGTTGTGGAAGCATATGGCAGATTTGGTAGTGACTATCTTGTTTTCTGTTGCAAACTTTACTTGTCTTCTTCTTCCATGGTTGGATTAAGCTGGCTCACGAGGACGTGTCGCCCAAAGCGAGCTCAAAGCCCAAAGACGTTGGAAGTACTCCCCCATGGCAAGCAAGCCTCTAGCAGCCTGACGAGTTGTCAAGATACGGGACATATGCATCAGGGTTTCCTGTCGAAGACGGTCAGCCTGGACAAAACACCATTCAATTGACATGTGTAGAAAGATGAGGTACAAAGCCATACTACAAAATAGCATATGGTAGGATAATAACTCAATAGCCTAGAGATAAAAAAGCTTTACTAGTCAGAGATGGAATTCTCTGTCAGCAAAGATGTTATTAAATACATTTTGAAACTCATTATGTGTCAACTGTAGTAGAACTAGTAAAGTAACTTCATGCAATCTATATTGTTGACTATCTGCTTTAAGCTCATGAAGTGACTACGTCGTCATACATAAAAAGGGTTATTGTTTGACTACTCCAATAGACAACATTCGGTAATTCCCAATCTTAAAGCAGAAGTGGCACTTAACTCAATCTATTACAATTTTTTTACCGAAGCAATTCACAAACTAAAGAATACTGATATGACCCTGACTACATTTAACAGCATGATGTCGTCTACAATTTCTATACAATGAAATGGTGGCAGCCGAAATCTTCTAGGAGGTGAATAAAGATGTTGAAGGGGTGCCATAGAAATTTGGTTTATAAGGTCAAACCAATTCAAAAGCCTATTTAGCAGATTGACCTCCTAAGCAACATTTTTCATTCTTGGACTCTAGAATTTGAAACCATCAAAGTCCACTATTCACTGTAAAGTATGCTTTTTACAAGATAAATGATGCAGAATCTACTATTTGTAGCACATGGGAACATTTTGATAAagagtatatatacatatatatctctAACTAGCTTGATCAAATGCATCAATACAGCACACATTGTTATTTTAGAGAtaaattttcatgtattttttccCCTGTTTTGTTAACACTAAACAATTACTAGATCTCTTGAAACCAGTTGTTCAAATTTATTATATCTACAGAGGCTCTTCTTTTCTAATAAAGAAATTCCAGACAAAGAACAGCCGATCACACGGCTTGATGAAATTGCTTCTACTTTCTACATATGCccacaaatttttaaaataaagtatcCATCTCCAAATATATGAATGACACAACAACTTGCGTAAAATTCCTAAGGATAACAAAAATTTGAAGATCAAATTGGAATTGAACCATTTATTGGGCACACAAAGTAGAATAAACTACCTGGTCCAAGAAGCACACTAGAGCTTCCAACCTCTCCATAGCAGTAGGCAACTGTGGAATATAATTGCCTTCACCTAGCTGACCGGCAGCTACAGATTCGGCTAATGTTTGCTGGAGTTTTTCCATACCTTGAGAAAGAGCATCTTCAAATTGCTGACATGATTGTCTTAGGTTATAAACACCTAGAAGTTGATTATCCGTCAAGGGTTCAAGATGGGGCTCAAGAACCTGTAATTAAGAAGAGgaacaagaaaaaaaattatgaattaaAAACCCCCCAGAAAGTAAGTATATATTTGTACAACTAAAAAAAAAGTTGATTATCCATCAATGAATGGATTGAATGATACAGCACCTTAAGAAGTTCAGAAGGGCGAAACCCTCCTATCCACAAGAAGAACCTTTCTGCTGACGTCTTCCACATTCCAGACATCACATAAAACACGTCAGCTTTTGCAGCCATTGATTTCATGCTAAAAAGTTTGAAATAGTGGTTCATGCTACTTTCTACTAGCATGCGAAGCTCTCCATCTCCTATGTGTGCATGCAAAGCTGTCCTCAACTCACAAATTAATCGATTTTGTTCTTCCACCCAATGTGCATACTCCATCTCAAATGCTGTTATGCCTGCACACGATGATGTTGGAGGTTTTCAAACAGACAAGAAA
The genomic region above belongs to Humulus lupulus chromosome 1, drHumLupu1.1, whole genome shotgun sequence and contains:
- the LOC133804136 gene encoding transcription factor TGA1-like, coding for MNSTSQFVSSRRMGAYEPIHQMGMWGENFKSNGSLNKSPSILVEGDTELNNQSEDTSNGILGHSDKFYLEGTKPADKVQRRLAQNREAARKSRLRKKAYVQQLETSRLKLVQLEQELERARKQGLYVGSGGGLDANRLGNSGATDAGITAFEMEYAHWVEEQNRLICELRTALHAHIGDGELRMLVESSMNHYFKLFSMKSMAAKADVFYVMSGMWKTSAERFFLWIGGFRPSELLKVLEPHLEPLTDNQLLGVYNLRQSCQQFEDALSQGMEKLQQTLAESVAAGQLGEGNYIPQLPTAMERLEALVCFLDQADRLRQETLMHMSRILTTRQAARGLLAMGEYFQRLWALSSLWATRPREPA